A section of the Catalinimonas alkaloidigena genome encodes:
- a CDS encoding RagB/SusD family nutrient uptake outer membrane protein, whose amino-acid sequence MKNIKLTQYASLLLFLFGTFSCTNLDEEMFDRIGAGNYYQSKDAIIASLLRPYEHAHWAGWDGDRWIAQELTADHFVWTQKGKHGYDGGQWIRLHQHTWTPEEGVVFGVWSGLFGGVSLCNNTMQDIEALDYSQFNMTEAEKQAHLAEMRVLRAWFYVQLLDAFRNVPISTNTTDVVPQSNAQEVFNFIETELKEAAPALPTNTDVANITYTGRFTQAAAMTVLVRLYLNAEVYVGQSKYAECAAICQDILDGKYGPYSLDPAWNGPFTYTNDASSEMIFAFPQAMNQWEMSWMYNTAMHYNAYQILGTPNKFGGGWNGIHLTPSYDLEGNLYSESEGYEQGMPYEKFYEDDLRKQPFKYTGDGTYEGMFLIGPQYKLGTTDPVLGTEEYNGKQLVFVDQVGRFSEGDAGLQKGSAVNLGEENSGARLLKFPWFPDDTPYALDPDAPEIRLSEIYYSLAECKYRAGDVNGAAALLDAVRERAFPADKWASYSYSQGAITLNDAEFVDEWGREFLGERRRRTDLIRWNRFTNNAWWDKEPSAEHRKYFPIPFRALNANPLYKQNDGY is encoded by the coding sequence ATGAAAAATATCAAACTCACTCAGTACGCGTCGCTTCTCCTGTTTCTGTTCGGAACCTTTTCCTGCACGAACCTGGACGAAGAGATGTTCGACCGCATTGGTGCCGGTAACTATTATCAAAGCAAAGACGCCATCATCGCTTCGCTGTTGCGTCCCTACGAGCACGCCCACTGGGCCGGTTGGGACGGCGACCGCTGGATTGCTCAGGAGCTGACCGCCGACCATTTTGTCTGGACCCAGAAGGGCAAGCACGGCTACGACGGCGGGCAGTGGATTCGCCTCCACCAGCACACCTGGACGCCCGAAGAGGGCGTTGTGTTCGGGGTCTGGTCGGGTCTGTTCGGGGGCGTTTCGCTCTGCAATAACACGATGCAGGACATCGAAGCCCTGGACTACAGCCAGTTTAACATGACAGAGGCTGAAAAACAGGCGCACCTTGCCGAAATGCGCGTGTTGCGGGCGTGGTTCTACGTGCAACTGCTCGATGCGTTCCGGAACGTGCCGATCTCAACCAATACGACCGACGTGGTTCCCCAATCGAACGCGCAGGAGGTCTTCAACTTCATCGAAACCGAACTGAAAGAAGCGGCTCCTGCCCTGCCAACGAATACCGACGTCGCCAACATCACCTATACGGGGCGCTTTACGCAAGCGGCGGCCATGACGGTGCTCGTGCGGCTGTACCTCAACGCTGAGGTGTACGTTGGGCAGTCCAAGTATGCAGAATGCGCGGCCATTTGCCAGGACATCCTGGACGGCAAGTACGGTCCTTATTCGCTGGACCCGGCCTGGAACGGGCCGTTCACCTACACGAACGATGCCTCGTCTGAGATGATCTTCGCCTTCCCGCAGGCCATGAACCAGTGGGAAATGAGCTGGATGTACAACACGGCCATGCACTACAACGCCTACCAGATTCTGGGCACGCCTAACAAATTCGGTGGAGGCTGGAACGGCATTCACCTGACGCCCTCCTACGACCTGGAAGGCAATCTGTACTCGGAGTCTGAAGGGTACGAGCAAGGCATGCCGTACGAGAAATTCTACGAGGATGATCTGCGGAAGCAACCTTTTAAATACACCGGAGACGGTACTTACGAGGGCATGTTCCTGATCGGGCCGCAGTACAAACTCGGCACAACCGATCCGGTGCTGGGCACGGAAGAATACAACGGGAAACAACTGGTCTTTGTCGATCAGGTCGGGCGTTTCTCTGAAGGCGACGCCGGCCTGCAAAAAGGCTCGGCCGTTAACCTGGGCGAAGAAAACTCGGGTGCCCGTCTGCTGAAGTTCCCCTGGTTCCCCGACGATACGCCCTACGCCCTCGATCCCGACGCGCCCGAAATTCGCCTGTCCGAGATCTATTACTCGCTGGCTGAGTGCAAGTACCGCGCCGGCGACGTAAACGGGGCAGCGGCTCTGCTGGACGCCGTACGCGAGCGTGCCTTCCCGGCCGACAAATGGGCGTCGTACAGTTATTCGCAGGGGGCCATTACCCTCAACGACGCCGAGTTTGTTGACGAATGGGGCCGCGAATTCCTGGGCGAGCGCCGTCGCCGGACGGACCTGATCCGCTGGAACCGTTTCACCAACAACGCCTGGTGGGACAAAGAACCTTCGGCCGAGCATCGAAAGTACTTCCCGATTCCGTTCCGGGCGCTCAACGCCAACCCGCTCTATAAACAGAACGACGGATATTGA
- a CDS encoding HAD family hydrolase — MAIQVIAFDADDTLWVNEPYFQEAETKFCQLLEDYLPHHTVGQELFKTEMQNLALYGYGVKGFMLSMIETALRVTDRTVSLEVIEKALAYGKALLARPIELLEGVEEVLQALQDRYRLVVATKGDLLDQERKLKNSGIEHYFHHVEIMSDKKEADFQKLIRHLDIRPDEFLMLGNSLKSDVLPVLALGGHGIHIPYHTTWAHEHIEHHVDHPHFRQVDTIADILPFLLP, encoded by the coding sequence ATGGCCATTCAAGTCATTGCGTTCGACGCGGACGACACGCTCTGGGTCAACGAGCCCTATTTTCAGGAAGCCGAAACGAAGTTTTGCCAACTGCTGGAAGATTACCTGCCGCACCACACCGTCGGGCAGGAACTGTTCAAAACCGAGATGCAGAACCTGGCGTTATACGGCTACGGTGTGAAGGGCTTCATGCTGAGCATGATCGAAACGGCGCTGCGCGTTACGGACCGGACCGTCAGCCTGGAGGTGATCGAAAAGGCGCTGGCATACGGCAAAGCGCTGCTGGCGCGGCCCATTGAACTGCTCGAGGGCGTGGAAGAGGTGTTGCAGGCATTGCAGGACCGGTACCGGCTCGTGGTGGCCACCAAGGGCGATCTGCTGGACCAAGAACGGAAACTCAAAAACTCGGGCATCGAGCATTATTTCCACCACGTCGAGATCATGTCCGACAAAAAAGAGGCGGATTTTCAGAAACTGATTCGCCACCTCGACATCCGCCCCGACGAATTTCTAATGCTGGGCAACTCGCTGAAGTCCGACGTGCTGCCGGTGCTGGCGCTGGGCGGGCACGGCATTCACATTCCTTACCACACCACCTGGGCGCACGAGCACATCGAGCACCACGTCGATCATCCCCACTTTCGGCAGGTCGACACCATCGCCGACATCCTTCCCTTCCTGCTGCCATGA
- a CDS encoding RNA polymerase sigma factor, whose protein sequence is MPNHPPSTSDAQLWDRFRAGDEAAYVAIYQRYVRVLYNYGLRVMPQQSERVLDAIQDLFVYLWQRRAHLGPTASIRNYLFKALRRKLRRQFRQPFSFAFYEALTQAHDRVLSLADDFDRAADQLEEEHLHQLTTALEHLPDSQKEIIYLRFYNQMSAAEIADILAVSTRTVYRLLDRALEELQNNIVLELLVLLTVLQA, encoded by the coding sequence ATGCCAAATCACCCACCATCCACCTCCGATGCACAGCTCTGGGATCGCTTCCGTGCCGGCGACGAAGCCGCCTACGTGGCGATCTACCAGCGTTATGTCCGGGTTCTGTACAACTACGGCTTGCGGGTGATGCCTCAGCAATCGGAGCGAGTGCTGGACGCCATCCAGGACTTGTTCGTCTACCTCTGGCAACGGCGGGCGCATCTGGGCCCCACGGCTTCCATTCGCAATTATTTGTTCAAAGCCCTGCGCCGGAAATTGCGGCGGCAGTTTCGCCAACCGTTTTCGTTTGCGTTTTACGAAGCCCTGACCCAGGCGCACGACCGGGTGCTGTCGCTGGCCGACGACTTTGACCGCGCCGCCGATCAGCTGGAAGAAGAACACCTCCACCAGCTGACTACCGCGCTGGAGCACCTGCCCGACTCCCAGAAAGAGATCATCTACCTGCGGTTTTACAACCAGATGTCGGCCGCCGAAATCGCCGACATTCTTGCGGTCAGTACCCGCACGGTCTACCGCCTGCTGGACCGCGCCCTGGAAGAACTGCAGAACAACATTGTGCTGGAGCTGCTGGTGTTGCTCACCGTTCTCCAGGCCTGA
- a CDS encoding chloramphenicol acetyltransferase: MKHRLALDRWSRKDHFHFFRKFEEPFHGVCVEIDCTGAYRTAKQRGHSFFLAYLHHALTAANQTEPFRYRILDEEVYVYDRVHASPTIDRPDGTFGFSYLDYHEEFATFVREAEGPIAQVRASTTLFPDHTNHEVAVMHLSALPWLRFTSLSHARSFSYPDSSPKVSFGKMVEAHGKRTMPVSIHVHHALVDGRDVGLFVERFQELMNPA, encoded by the coding sequence ATGAAACACCGACTCGCGCTGGATCGCTGGTCGCGCAAAGACCACTTTCACTTCTTCCGCAAATTCGAAGAGCCGTTTCACGGCGTTTGTGTGGAGATCGACTGCACCGGTGCGTACCGCACGGCCAAGCAGCGGGGGCATTCGTTTTTCCTTGCCTACCTGCACCATGCGCTGACGGCGGCCAACCAAACGGAACCGTTTCGCTACCGGATTCTGGACGAGGAGGTGTACGTCTACGACCGTGTTCACGCCTCGCCGACCATCGACCGGCCGGACGGCACATTCGGGTTCTCGTACCTGGATTACCACGAAGAGTTTGCGACGTTCGTACGGGAGGCCGAAGGCCCGATTGCGCAGGTACGTGCCTCGACCACGCTGTTTCCCGACCATACAAACCACGAGGTGGCGGTGATGCACCTTTCTGCCCTGCCGTGGCTGCGGTTTACGTCCCTGTCGCACGCCCGCAGTTTCTCTTACCCGGACAGCAGCCCGAAAGTCTCGTTCGGCAAGATGGTGGAGGCGCACGGAAAGCGCACCATGCCCGTTTCCATCCACGTCCACCACGCGCTGGTCGATGGCCGCGACGTAGGGCTGTTTGTCGAGCGCTTTCAGGAACTGATGAATCCGGCGTGA
- a CDS encoding T9SS type A sorting domain-containing protein, translating to MLHKYLLAFLLLVSTAFPAFAQLDTIRIDLGASAFPSAAPWNNLTDEKAGAIEDLLNQAGLNTGISVAVTDAFNGNNTNGLPANDSLSIVGEASRDSFFGSKVPAVGGNEITGGVTFSGLDPNTAYSFGLFASREATDNRETTYTVEGATSETVSLNAASNVDSMARVHNLYPSAEGTIVVTATTGVNNNNPSGYYYLGVIEVAYVNTAGPGEKMLTLLSPNGGEWWEEGAQPQIQWRSTNVATVDISYSTDNGLTWNEVASDIPGFNQSYTWTVPGFLSAESLVRVVDSSEPTVGDTSDAVFSIVGDDPAQYTIVVIGSSTAAGTGPSSLDSAWVWRYRNYLTQMDTRFQVINLAQGGFTTYNVLPTGTAISGVSQSIDTARNITKAVSFVPDAIIVNLPSNDAVNSYSVADQLANYDLIAQTADSAGASLWVTTTQPRDLTDAGQIQIQLDMRDSTLARFDSLAIDFWSGFAEEDGTLLDAYDSGDGIHLNDMAHRILFERVIAKNIYNYVLDNPNPNDDPVTSLRTQSRVPLHVYPNPAADRLQVSVGATEGAFLTHLRLVNALGQTVAEAQPETGTRAYQVTTAGLRSGVYFLQVETTKGRSSAKVIVK from the coding sequence ATGCTACACAAGTATCTCCTTGCCTTCTTGCTGCTGGTGTCCACCGCCTTTCCGGCGTTTGCTCAACTGGACACCATCCGCATCGATCTGGGCGCCAGTGCCTTTCCGAGCGCAGCCCCCTGGAACAACCTGACCGACGAAAAAGCCGGAGCCATCGAAGACCTGTTGAACCAGGCCGGACTCAACACCGGCATTTCTGTGGCAGTGACCGACGCTTTCAACGGCAACAACACCAACGGACTGCCCGCCAACGATTCGCTCTCCATCGTCGGGGAGGCGTCGCGCGACAGCTTCTTCGGCAGCAAAGTGCCGGCCGTGGGGGGCAACGAAATCACCGGGGGCGTCACCTTCTCGGGACTCGACCCGAACACCGCTTACAGCTTCGGGTTGTTTGCCTCGCGCGAAGCGACCGACAACCGCGAAACGACCTACACGGTCGAAGGTGCAACATCCGAAACCGTGAGCCTGAACGCCGCGAGCAACGTCGACAGCATGGCGCGCGTCCACAACCTCTATCCCTCGGCCGAAGGCACCATCGTGGTGACGGCCACCACCGGGGTCAACAACAACAATCCGAGTGGTTATTACTACCTCGGGGTGATCGAAGTCGCGTATGTGAATACGGCAGGGCCCGGCGAAAAAATGCTGACGCTGCTTTCGCCCAACGGCGGCGAGTGGTGGGAGGAGGGGGCACAACCCCAAATCCAGTGGCGGAGCACAAACGTGGCTACGGTCGACATTTCGTATTCGACCGACAATGGCCTTACCTGGAACGAAGTGGCTTCCGACATTCCGGGCTTTAACCAGTCGTACACCTGGACGGTGCCCGGTTTCCTTTCTGCCGAAAGCCTGGTGCGCGTGGTGGACAGCAGCGAGCCGACCGTGGGCGATACCAGCGACGCGGTGTTCAGCATCGTGGGCGACGACCCGGCGCAGTACACCATCGTGGTCATCGGTTCGTCAACGGCGGCCGGTACGGGACCTTCGTCGCTGGACAGCGCCTGGGTGTGGCGCTATCGCAACTACCTCACGCAGATGGACACCCGTTTTCAGGTAATCAACCTGGCGCAGGGTGGGTTCACAACCTACAACGTTTTGCCTACCGGGACCGCCATTTCGGGCGTGAGCCAGAGCATCGACACGGCCCGCAACATCACCAAGGCCGTGAGCTTTGTGCCCGATGCCATCATCGTCAACTTGCCTTCCAACGACGCGGTCAACAGCTATTCGGTCGCCGATCAACTGGCGAATTACGACCTGATCGCTCAAACGGCCGACTCGGCGGGTGCTTCGCTCTGGGTCACCACCACGCAACCGCGTGACCTGACCGACGCCGGGCAGATTCAGATTCAACTGGACATGCGCGATTCTACCCTCGCCCGGTTCGATTCGCTGGCGATTGATTTCTGGAGTGGCTTTGCGGAAGAGGACGGGACGTTGCTGGATGCCTACGACAGCGGCGACGGGATTCACCTGAACGACATGGCCCACCGGATTTTGTTCGAACGGGTGATCGCGAAAAACATCTACAACTACGTGCTGGATAATCCTAACCCCAACGACGATCCGGTCACTTCGCTGCGGACGCAATCGCGCGTGCCGTTGCACGTCTACCCCAACCCGGCGGCCGATCGCCTGCAGGTCAGTGTGGGTGCAACCGAGGGCGCTTTTCTGACCCACCTCCGGCTCGTAAACGCTCTGGGACAGACCGTAGCCGAGGCACAGCCGGAAACGGGCACCCGCGCGTATCAGGTCACTACGGCCGGTTTGCGGAGTGGGGTCTACTTCCTGCAGGTCGAAACCACCAAGGGCCGTTCGTCGGCCAAAGTGATTGTCAAGTAA
- a CDS encoding SusC/RagA family TonB-linked outer membrane protein — protein sequence MRKHFYCWLNAGALFALLYASSDGASAQQLVSLQRYASVQEPTREEQVKWRALPEVLNELKAEYGVYFVIGSDFSTKRVTLRKPYQGGLEAQIDKINQQTGIRIRQLDQHNYLVYSPPSTLTNTMLPTKTAEVPMMSSNEIVSLQHHRLHALDKQISGRIIDTAGEGIPGVNILEKGTSNGTITDVEGRYTLTVGDNATLIISAVGYLAQEVAVGNQTSIDLTLEEDVKALEEVVVVGYGTQEKRDLTSAVVTVTSKNFVPGAVNSPLQFLDGKVAGVTISNPAAGDPNRGTDIQVRGAASIEGGTGPLIIIDGLPGGSLSNVAQQDIESISVLKDGSAAAIYGSRAANGVVIVTTKKGASGRVNVGYNSYIEHDGVARRPDVLSPEEFLARGRDVDQGYRTDWYDALLNKNNFGQNHNLSISGGNDKTLLRLSGTYRTKSGIDLISDREEYNVRLNFNQKAFDDVVEFYGNLANTQVQQTYISGGDHRDYGAFQQALKLNPTLPIMDPNNPTRYAFFQGYDTYNPVHRLMGEEKSGENKYLIADFNVRVNLLKNLNTEVKIAQQNRNEYNREFYPSTAQESIQSNRRGRARLQNEEWIDRTFQWVGNYMLIKGAHDLKLLGGYLYQDFVNRGFYAENMDFASDAFTYNNLDAGLFLREGQANMDSWKEKEKLIGFFGRVNYDFNDTYLLTASLRREGSTKFGDNNKWGWFPAISAGWRIAKYLPESPAINDLKLRAGYGVTGRQGFPRYRSQATYTNFGAYLNESGSWIRVYGPNENPNPNLRWEKAINYNVGVDFTLFNSRVSGSLDVFIRDSKDMISNYDAPKPPMVNDQIYVNVGKMRNQGLEGNITWNVIQGSRFNYTTTGVVSYVKSKVVSFSNEDFGRGYIDRYSLPSPGNPGPAQRLEEGVEIGSFYGLRYAGVDDQGRILIYGADGEKKLSTLKTEEDRAYIGNGNPKWDISWNNRFSYGAFDLSLYFRSRLNYDILNLYQMYYGLQSQPGVNLLRDAYDRNGHILAEKEMMDYFLEPGGYLRLDNASLGWTPTIKSKYVSSLRVYGTVRNVFTITKFTGLDPTTINAQGLEPGIADLNVYPVVRNFSLGVQANF from the coding sequence ATGCGCAAACATTTCTACTGCTGGCTGAACGCCGGAGCCCTTTTTGCGCTGCTCTACGCGAGTAGCGACGGGGCATCGGCTCAGCAACTCGTCTCTTTGCAACGCTACGCCTCCGTTCAGGAGCCCACGCGCGAAGAGCAGGTCAAATGGCGCGCGCTACCGGAAGTACTGAACGAGCTAAAGGCCGAATACGGCGTTTATTTCGTGATTGGCAGTGACTTCTCGACCAAGCGCGTTACCCTCCGGAAGCCGTATCAAGGCGGACTGGAGGCACAGATTGATAAAATCAATCAGCAGACGGGCATCCGCATCCGGCAGCTCGACCAGCACAATTATTTGGTCTACAGCCCGCCGAGCACGCTGACCAACACCATGCTCCCTACAAAGACCGCTGAGGTGCCGATGATGTCGTCTAACGAAATCGTCTCGCTTCAGCACCACCGTCTCCACGCCCTGGACAAGCAGATTTCCGGTCGTATTATCGACACGGCCGGCGAAGGCATCCCCGGGGTGAACATCCTGGAAAAAGGCACGTCGAACGGAACCATTACCGACGTAGAAGGACGCTACACGCTGACCGTGGGCGACAATGCTACGCTGATCATCAGCGCCGTGGGGTATCTGGCGCAGGAGGTAGCGGTAGGCAACCAGACATCGATTGACCTGACGCTGGAAGAAGACGTAAAAGCGTTGGAAGAAGTCGTGGTGGTCGGCTACGGCACGCAAGAAAAACGGGACCTGACCAGCGCTGTCGTGACGGTCACGAGCAAAAACTTCGTGCCCGGTGCGGTCAACAGCCCGCTACAGTTCCTCGACGGAAAGGTGGCCGGGGTTACGATCTCGAACCCGGCGGCGGGCGACCCGAACCGCGGTACAGACATTCAGGTGCGGGGTGCGGCGTCGATCGAAGGGGGTACCGGTCCGCTCATCATCATCGACGGACTGCCCGGCGGTAGCCTGAGCAACGTGGCTCAGCAAGACATCGAGTCCATCTCGGTACTGAAAGACGGTTCGGCGGCGGCCATCTATGGTTCGCGGGCGGCCAACGGCGTGGTGATCGTCACGACCAAAAAAGGCGCCTCCGGGCGGGTCAACGTAGGCTACAACAGCTACATCGAACACGATGGCGTGGCGAGACGACCCGACGTTCTTTCGCCGGAAGAGTTTCTGGCACGCGGCCGTGACGTAGACCAGGGGTACCGCACCGACTGGTACGACGCGCTGCTCAACAAAAACAACTTCGGACAGAACCACAACCTGTCGATTTCAGGTGGCAACGACAAAACCCTGCTCCGCCTGTCGGGCACTTACCGCACCAAAAGCGGCATTGACCTGATCAGCGACCGGGAAGAGTACAACGTCCGCCTGAACTTTAACCAGAAGGCCTTCGACGACGTGGTTGAGTTCTACGGAAACCTGGCCAACACGCAAGTCCAGCAGACGTACATCAGCGGTGGCGATCACCGTGACTACGGGGCGTTCCAGCAGGCGCTCAAGCTGAACCCCACGCTGCCCATTATGGACCCGAACAACCCGACGCGCTACGCTTTCTTCCAGGGATACGATACCTACAACCCGGTGCATCGGCTGATGGGCGAAGAGAAAAGCGGCGAGAACAAGTACCTGATCGCCGACTTCAACGTGCGGGTGAACCTCCTGAAGAACCTGAACACCGAAGTGAAGATTGCCCAGCAGAACCGGAACGAGTACAACCGGGAGTTCTACCCCAGCACGGCACAGGAATCGATTCAGAGCAACCGCCGGGGCCGTGCCCGCCTGCAAAACGAAGAGTGGATCGACCGCACGTTCCAGTGGGTCGGCAATTACATGCTGATCAAAGGCGCTCACGACCTCAAACTGCTGGGAGGTTACCTGTACCAGGACTTCGTGAACCGGGGCTTCTACGCGGAAAACATGGATTTCGCCTCCGATGCCTTCACGTACAACAACCTGGACGCGGGCCTCTTCCTGCGCGAAGGGCAAGCCAACATGGATTCGTGGAAAGAAAAAGAGAAGCTGATCGGCTTTTTTGGACGTGTCAATTATGATTTTAACGACACCTATCTGCTGACCGCGTCGCTGCGCCGCGAAGGCTCTACCAAGTTCGGTGACAACAACAAATGGGGCTGGTTCCCAGCCATTTCGGCCGGCTGGCGCATTGCCAAGTACCTGCCCGAATCGCCCGCCATCAACGACCTGAAACTGCGGGCCGGCTACGGCGTAACGGGGCGGCAGGGATTCCCTCGCTACCGTTCGCAGGCAACTTATACTAACTTTGGTGCTTACCTGAACGAAAGCGGCAGCTGGATTCGCGTGTACGGACCGAACGAAAACCCCAACCCCAACCTGCGCTGGGAGAAAGCGATCAACTATAACGTAGGGGTGGACTTCACGTTGTTCAACAGCCGCGTATCCGGTAGCCTCGACGTCTTCATCCGTGATTCCAAAGACATGATCAGCAACTACGACGCGCCCAAGCCGCCGATGGTGAACGATCAGATTTACGTCAACGTAGGGAAAATGCGCAACCAGGGTCTGGAAGGCAACATTACCTGGAACGTCATCCAGGGAAGTCGCTTCAACTACACCACGACGGGCGTAGTCTCTTACGTAAAAAGCAAAGTGGTGAGCTTCTCGAACGAAGACTTCGGTCGCGGTTACATCGACCGCTACAGCCTGCCTTCGCCGGGGAACCCGGGACCGGCCCAACGGCTGGAAGAGGGTGTTGAGATCGGTAGCTTCTACGGACTGCGCTACGCCGGAGTCGACGACCAGGGCCGCATCCTGATTTACGGAGCCGACGGCGAGAAGAAGCTCTCGACCCTGAAAACCGAAGAAGATCGGGCGTACATCGGGAACGGCAACCCCAAGTGGGACATCAGCTGGAACAACCGCTTCAGCTACGGCGCCTTCGATCTGTCGTTGTATTTCCGCAGCCGCCTCAACTACGACATCCTGAACCTCTACCAGATGTACTACGGTCTGCAGTCGCAACCGGGCGTCAACCTGCTGCGCGATGCCTACGACCGCAACGGACACATCCTGGCCGAAAAAGAGATGATGGATTACTTCCTGGAGCCGGGTGGGTACCTGCGCCTCGACAACGCCTCGCTGGGCTGGACGCCGACCATCAAGAGCAAATACGTGTCCTCGCTGCGGGTGTATGGCACAGTGCGCAACGTTTTCACCATCACGAAGTTTACCGGGCTGGACCCCACCACGATCAACGCACAGGGCCTGGAGCCGGGCATCGCCGACCTGAATGTTTACCCTGTCGTACGGAATTTCTCACTGGGCGTACAGGCTAACTTCTAA
- a CDS encoding FecR family protein: protein MDYQHYNFKDFVQDESFQQWVYHPDAQSNAFWESWLARNPEKRPVVDMARQFLLLLQRNETPLSDQQVAATLQNIHRRRQETPVVHMAPRTRRPLLQWAAAVLLLVATGVVAYLYFAPRDHFYATGNGEQEVIMLPDGSEVVLNANSTLRYPAHWHGQRDVYLEGEAFFSVRKLQHDTGAVKLIVHTPELAVEVLGTRFNVRSRDQRTRVVLEEGKVRLAADGEAMLMKPGELVEYAAQERFVKHTAEPRQYTAWVERELILENRTLGEVSTILEDIYGLRISIPDTAVANMPLYGSVYLGEADAILEILSLSYQLKIDRQEEHVTIRKKDQ from the coding sequence ATGGATTACCAGCATTACAACTTCAAAGATTTCGTACAGGACGAGTCCTTTCAACAGTGGGTGTACCATCCCGATGCACAGTCGAATGCATTTTGGGAGAGCTGGCTGGCGCGCAACCCGGAGAAACGCCCGGTAGTCGACATGGCCCGTCAGTTTCTGTTGCTGTTGCAGCGCAACGAAACGCCCCTGTCGGATCAGCAAGTCGCCGCCACCTTGCAAAACATCCATCGCCGCCGTCAGGAAACCCCTGTGGTGCACATGGCTCCGCGCACGCGCCGCCCGCTGTTGCAATGGGCCGCGGCAGTGCTGTTGCTAGTGGCTACCGGGGTGGTTGCTTACCTGTACTTCGCGCCGCGCGACCATTTCTACGCCACCGGCAACGGCGAACAGGAAGTCATCATGCTACCCGACGGCTCTGAGGTGGTGCTGAACGCCAACTCTACGCTCCGGTATCCGGCTCATTGGCATGGTCAGCGTGACGTGTATCTGGAAGGTGAGGCGTTTTTCAGCGTCCGGAAGCTGCAGCACGATACCGGCGCGGTCAAGCTAATCGTCCACACGCCCGAACTGGCCGTCGAAGTGCTGGGCACGCGGTTCAACGTTCGCTCCCGCGACCAGCGGACGCGCGTGGTGCTGGAAGAGGGCAAAGTACGCCTGGCCGCCGACGGCGAAGCCATGCTGATGAAGCCCGGCGAACTGGTCGAATATGCCGCACAAGAACGCTTTGTAAAACATACCGCCGAGCCCCGCCAGTACACCGCGTGGGTAGAGCGCGAACTGATTTTGGAAAACCGCACCCTCGGAGAAGTGTCGACCATCCTGGAAGACATCTACGGCCTCCGCATTTCGATTCCCGATACTGCCGTCGCCAACATGCCGCTCTACGGGAGCGTGTACCTGGGCGAAGCCGATGCCATCCTGGAGATCCTCTCGCTATCCTACCAGCTGAAGATCGACCGCCAGGAGGAGCACGTGACCATCCGTAAGAAAGACCAATAA